A region of Burkholderiales bacterium DNA encodes the following proteins:
- a CDS encoding bifunctional (p)ppGpp synthetase/guanosine-3',5'-bis(diphosphate) 3'-pyrophosphohydrolase: MHLIELREQLTYLKPEDVALVEKAYQFSKAAHEGQFRKSGEPYISHPVAVASLLAKWHLDAQALCAALLHDVVEDTPVGKEEIAAQFGKSVAELVDGVSKLDKIEFQTEAHEQAENFRKMLLAMARDVRVILIKLADRLHNMRTLDSMPPDKRRRIAKETLEIYAPIANRLGLNNLYQELEDLAFRYLYPTRYQVLAKAVKAARGNRKAIVEKVQEAIVQKLKEAGIEATVTGREKHLYSIYRKMQEKGLSFSEVFDIYGFRVIVKDVPSCYLALGALHSLYKPIPGKFKDYIAIPKANGYQSLHTHLFGPFGTPIEVQIRTQEMHKIAETGVASHWLYKTGEEPMDSAQQKTHQWLQSLLEIQSESGDAVEFLEHIKVDLFPDEVYVFTPKGKIMALPRGATAVDFAYAVHTDVGNHCVAVKINGELAPLRTELRNGDRVEIITSPTAQPKPAWLNYVVTGKARSHIRNYLKRMRTEEAASLGEQLLAQALRALGSELSRVDDAHWNELLREYGLNGRQELLAEIGLGKRLSLVVARRLLAIGEEPTDRRAIGSITIRGSEGLAVQFAKCCRPIPGDPIIGFIDKDHGLIIHTHDCPAVARYRDDPDKWVDVEWEPDTHRLFEVSLRLVVANQRGVLAKVAAAIAENNSNIENVSMEEEPGSAYTSMYFTLQVEDRNHLARVMRELRKIPEVARITRVKGERREATTGAKA, encoded by the coding sequence ATGCACCTCATCGAGCTTCGTGAGCAGCTGACCTATCTCAAGCCGGAAGACGTCGCCCTCGTCGAAAAGGCATACCAGTTCAGCAAAGCGGCCCATGAGGGCCAGTTCCGCAAAAGCGGCGAACCCTACATCTCCCACCCCGTCGCCGTAGCCAGCCTCCTCGCCAAATGGCATCTCGACGCGCAGGCCCTGTGCGCGGCGCTGCTGCACGACGTGGTGGAGGACACGCCGGTCGGCAAGGAGGAGATTGCCGCCCAGTTCGGCAAATCCGTGGCCGAACTCGTGGACGGCGTATCCAAGCTGGACAAAATCGAATTCCAGACCGAGGCCCACGAGCAGGCGGAGAACTTCCGCAAAATGCTCCTTGCCATGGCGCGCGATGTGCGCGTCATCCTGATCAAACTCGCGGACCGGCTGCACAACATGCGCACGCTGGATTCCATGCCGCCGGACAAACGGAGGCGGATCGCCAAGGAAACCCTGGAAATCTATGCCCCCATCGCCAATCGCCTGGGCCTCAACAATCTTTACCAGGAGCTGGAGGACCTCGCCTTCCGCTACCTCTATCCCACCCGCTACCAGGTGCTGGCCAAAGCGGTGAAAGCGGCGCGGGGCAACCGCAAGGCCATCGTCGAGAAGGTGCAGGAAGCCATCGTGCAGAAGCTGAAGGAGGCGGGCATCGAGGCCACCGTCACCGGCCGGGAAAAGCATCTTTACAGCATCTACCGCAAGATGCAGGAGAAGGGCCTCAGTTTCTCCGAAGTGTTCGACATCTACGGCTTCCGGGTGATCGTCAAGGACGTGCCCAGCTGCTACCTCGCCCTGGGTGCCCTGCACAGCCTCTATAAGCCCATTCCCGGCAAGTTCAAGGATTACATCGCCATCCCCAAGGCCAATGGTTACCAGTCTCTGCACACCCATCTCTTCGGCCCCTTCGGCACCCCCATCGAGGTGCAGATTCGCACGCAGGAGATGCACAAGATCGCCGAGACGGGGGTGGCTTCCCACTGGCTGTACAAGACCGGCGAGGAGCCGATGGACAGCGCCCAGCAGAAGACCCACCAGTGGCTGCAGAGCCTGCTCGAGATTCAGAGCGAATCGGGGGATGCGGTGGAATTCCTGGAACACATCAAGGTGGACCTCTTCCCCGATGAGGTCTATGTCTTCACACCCAAGGGCAAAATCATGGCGCTGCCACGGGGGGCGACGGCGGTGGATTTTGCCTATGCGGTGCACACCGATGTCGGCAATCACTGTGTGGCGGTGAAAATCAACGGCGAGCTTGCGCCCCTGCGCACCGAGCTGCGCAACGGCGACCGGGTGGAAATCATCACCTCGCCCACCGCGCAACCGAAACCGGCCTGGCTCAATTATGTGGTCACCGGCAAGGCCCGTTCCCACATCCGCAACTACCTCAAGCGCATGCGCACGGAGGAGGCGGCAAGCCTCGGCGAACAGTTGCTGGCGCAGGCCCTGCGCGCCTTGGGCAGCGAGTTGTCGCGGGTCGACGACGCCCACTGGAACGAACTGTTGCGGGAGTACGGCCTCAACGGCCGGCAGGAGCTTTTGGCCGAAATCGGCTTGGGCAAACGCCTCAGTCTGGTGGTGGCGCGGCGACTGCTGGCCATCGGCGAGGAGCCCACCGACCGCCGCGCCATCGGCTCCATCACCATCCGTGGCAGCGAAGGGCTGGCGGTGCAGTTCGCCAAATGCTGCCGACCGATTCCGGGCGATCCCATCATCGGGTTCATCGACAAGGACCACGGTCTCATCATCCACACCCACGACTGCCCTGCGGTGGCGAGATACCGCGATGACCCGGACAAATGGGTGGATGTGGAATGGGAGCCGGATACCCATAGGCTCTTCGAGGTGAGCCTGCGTCTGGTGGTGGCCAATCAGCGGGGGGTGCTGGCCAAGGTGGCGGCGGCGATCGCCGAGAACAATTCCAACATCGAGAACGTCAGCATGGAGGAGGAACCGGGCAGCGCCTACACCTCCATGTATTTCACGCTCCAGGTGGAGGACCGCAACCATCTGGCGCGCGTGATGCGCGAGCTGCGCAAGATTCCCGAAGTGGCGCGCATCACGCGGGTGAAAGGCGAGCGGCGAGAAGCAACAACGGGAGCCAAAGCATGA